In Simplicispira sp. 125, one DNA window encodes the following:
- the cobS gene encoding adenosylcobinamide-GDP ribazoletransferase, translating into MQTLRHYLLAVQFFTRIPVTGRLAQWVGYSPAMLRASSAHFPGVGWLVAAVATGVFAALQMALAPNPMAPLVAAVFCTITTVLVTGGFHEDGLADVADGLGGSQDRERALDIMKDSRIGAFGAMALVLALLAKLSLLALLGTHSLAAALAALVGGHVLSRFWPLLLVRRLEHVGDTARSKSKPLADQISGSALGIAFLWCFLPLALTWKAQSALFLIASMACSALAAGGMARWFARRLQGFTGDCLGATQQVSEIGFYLGAALALGRGFGA; encoded by the coding sequence ATGCAAACCCTGCGCCACTATTTGCTGGCCGTGCAGTTCTTCACGCGCATCCCCGTCACGGGGCGGCTGGCGCAGTGGGTGGGCTACAGCCCGGCCATGCTGCGTGCCAGCAGCGCGCATTTTCCGGGCGTGGGCTGGCTGGTGGCTGCAGTGGCCACGGGCGTCTTTGCTGCGTTGCAAATGGCGCTGGCGCCCAACCCCATGGCCCCGCTGGTCGCGGCAGTGTTCTGCACCATCACCACAGTGCTGGTCACAGGGGGTTTTCATGAAGATGGCCTGGCCGACGTGGCCGATGGCCTGGGCGGCAGCCAGGACCGCGAGCGTGCGCTGGACATCATGAAGGACTCGCGCATTGGCGCCTTTGGTGCCATGGCGCTGGTCCTGGCACTGCTGGCCAAACTGAGCCTGCTGGCCTTGCTGGGCACGCACAGTTTGGCAGCTGCCCTGGCAGCGCTGGTGGGTGGGCATGTGCTGTCGCGCTTTTGGCCGCTGCTGCTGGTGCGCCGCCTGGAGCATGTGGGCGATACGGCCCGCTCCAAAAGCAAGCCGCTGGCGGACCAGATTTCGGGGTCTGCGCTCGGCATCGCATTTTTATGGTGTTTTTTGCCTCTAGCGCTTACGTGGAAAGCGCAGTCAGCTCTATTTTTAATAGCATCCATGGCCTGCAGTGCCCTGGCCGCAGGCGGGATGGCGCGCTGGTTCGCACGGCGCTTGCAGGGCTTTACGGGCGATTGCCTGGGGGCAACGCAGCAGGTCAGTGAAATCGGCTTTTACCTGGGTGCCGCCCTGGCACTGGGGCGCGGCTTCGGCGCATGA